DNA from Halobaculum sp. XH14:
ACATCGCGCTACACGACCGAACCTGGGACGTGATGAAGCGGGGGACGGTCCCGGACCCGGTCGGCACCGACCGGCGGGCGATCGCGGACGGACACGTCTCCGTCTCGCCGCTGACGGCCCCGCACACGACCCGGCACCACGACGAACTCGACCGGCTCGCGGACTCGTACGCGTCGGAAGCCGGGGACTGACCGCGATCGGTCCTGATGGTTGACCTCCTCGTCCGCCGGAGTGGACACGTTTATGCGAGGCGGGTCGGAACCGTCGGTCACCATGAGTCCGTTCCTCCTCGCCCAGTCGGAGGCGCCGCGCCTGCCCGTCACGGAGACGGCAGCAGTCGTCCTGATCGCCAGCCTGCTCCTCACGGTCGGCTGGCTCGTGTACTTCTACCGCTGACACCCGAGTCGACCGCTGCCAACGGGAGTCCCGGTCACGTCGACCGGGACCGTCCGCCTCAGTTCTCGACCGGATCGACACGCTCGCGGAGCCACGCCGCCGCGCGCTCGGCCTCGCCCCGCTCGCCGGCGGTCAGCTTCACCCTGACGTGTTCGCCCGGGTACGAGCCGACGGAGACGTCGAACGCCTCGCGGAGCGCCCCTAGGCGGTCGACCAGCGTGGACTCGGGTTCGTCGACCGCGACGAACTCCGTGTAGGTCACCTGCCCCGAGAACTCGGAGGCGACGCCGTCGAACATCGCCTCCATCTCGTCGGGGACGCCCGGGAAGACGTACACGGATTCGAGCACGCAGCCCGGCGCGACGCCCGCCCCGTTGTGCAACGGCCGGGCGCCCGCGGGGAGCGCCGCCGTCCCGTCGTTCAACTCGGCCGCCGCGTAGCCGCCGTGTTCGGTGAGCCAGTCGAGCGCCTCGGCGTTCTCGACGAGGTCGCGGCCGAAGGCGGCCGCCACGCCGGCCATCGTCACGTCGTCGTGGGTCGGGCCGATGCCGCCGGTGACGAGGACGGCGTCGTACTCGGCCCGGTACTCGTTGACGACGCGGGCGATGTCCGCGAGCCGGTCGGGGACCGTCGTGACGCGCTCGACCGACACGCCCCGCTCGTTGAGCCGGCCGGAAAGCCACGTGGCGTTCGTGTTCTCGGTGTCGCCCATG
Protein-coding regions in this window:
- a CDS encoding competence/damage-inducible protein A, which gives rise to MNAAIVTVGDELLMGDTENTNATWLSGRLNERGVSVERVTTVPDRLADIARVVNEYRAEYDAVLVTGGIGPTHDDVTMAGVAAAFGRDLVENAEALDWLTEHGGYAAAELNDGTAALPAGARPLHNGAGVAPGCVLESVYVFPGVPDEMEAMFDGVASEFSGQVTYTEFVAVDEPESTLVDRLGALREAFDVSVGSYPGEHVRVKLTAGERGEAERAAAWLRERVDPVEN